A window of Fragaria vesca subsp. vesca linkage group LG7, FraVesHawaii_1.0, whole genome shotgun sequence contains these coding sequences:
- the LOC101294026 gene encoding protein kinase APK1B, chloroplastic-like, which produces MGGGIRTSVKGYLLSQRITMASDTVHENESTNRNFTASLAADTERKTRMDLDSTNSYRFSRFSGGIRCLPILSFASKSRDSNGTRIRAESLPYRVPSNPRTDVEILLKSFFYNELKAATRNFRPDTLLGEGGFGPVYKGWIDQNPLAASEPGTGMAVAIKRLDQDSMQGREEWSKEVYYLGQLRHPNLVKLIGYCSEDNELLLVYEFVPRGSLENHLFRGSSNFEVEPLSWNARMKIALGAAKALTFLHNEALLIFRDFKTSNILLDSTYNVKLSDFGLAVDGRSIRHPGAKTKVIMGTYGYAAPEYIATGRLTTKCDVYGFGVVMLELLSGKLVFDKNRPPGEQNLVEWAKPYLVRKHRVLQIFDARIKGQFSVASALKAVDLAFLCLSRNPKLRPNMKNVVKALEKLQQSCNMDDLRISQDKPCQNAQASSRNGPN; this is translated from the exons ATGGGTGGGGGAATTCGTACAAGCGTGAAGGGTTACCTCCTTTCGCAGCGGATCACTATGGCTTCAGATACAGTGCATGAAAATGAGAGCACCAATCGCAATTTCACTGCGTCCCTAGCAGCTGATACAGAACGAAAGACCAGGATGGACTTAGACTCAACTAACTCATATCGGTTTAGTAGGTTTAGTGGTGGCATTCGTTGCTTGCCAATATTGAGCTTTGCTTCAAAG AGCAGGGATTCAAATGGAACTAGAATCAGAGCTGAGAGTCTGCCTTACAGAG TGCCTTCAAATCCTCGGACAGACGTTGAGATCTTGCTAAAGAGCTTCTTTTATAATGAACTGAAAGCTGCTACCAGAAACTTTCGACCTGATACTCTGCTGGGTGAAGGTGGTTTTGGTCCTGTCTATAAGGGGTGGATTGATCAGAATCCATTAGCAGCTTCCGAGCCTGGTACAGGAATGGCTGTTGCTATAAAGAGGCTTGACCAAGATAGCATGCAGGGTCGGGAGGAATGGTCT AAAGAAGTTTACTACCTCGGACAGTTGCGTCACCCAAATCTTGTGAAGTTGATAGGCTATTGTTCAGAGGATAACGAACTGCTTCTGGTGTATGAATTTGTCCCCCGTGGCAGTTTGGAGAATCATTTATTTAGAG GGAGTTCTAACTTTGAAGTTGAACCACTTTCATGGAATGCTCGTATGAAGATTGCCCTTGGTGCTGCAAAGGCTCTAACATTTCTTCACAATGAAGCACTACTTATATTTCGTGACTTCAAAACATCTAATATTCTGTTGGATTCA ACCTACAATGTCAAACTCTCTGATTTTGGTTTGGCCGTGGATGGGCGATCAATCAGACACCCAGGCGCTAAAACAAAGGTCATCATGGGAACATATGGATATGCAGCTCCCGAGTATATAGCTACAG GTCGTTTGACCACCAAATGTGATGTGTATGGTTTTGGAGTTGTTATGCTCGAGTTGTTGTCTGGAAAACTAGTTTTTGACAAGAACCGGCCACCCGGGGAACAGAACTTGGTTGAATGGGCCAAACCTTACCTTGTCAGGAAACACAGGGTCCTCCAAATTTTCGATGCTCGTATTAAAGGCCAGTTCTCTGTGGCCAGTGCTCTTAAAGCAGTTGACCTTGCATTTCTATGCTTATCAAGAAATCCCAAGCTTAGGCCAAACATGAAGAATGTGGTAAAAGCATTGGAGAAGCTTCAGCAATCCTGTAACATGG
- the LOC101294316 gene encoding uncharacterized protein LOC101294316: MTDKCCFESLDTSLRDILSYCYTSGTVPPFGGMPIVLGGDFRQILPVVTEGTKCKVIEASLNNSLLWPLFKVFYLTENMRLQKKGISEQEKRKISEFAKWLLQVGDGNICDVGDDFDKDAAWIEIPPDMLIDNPPDPIRSIFDATYPYFERNYNNFNYIRERAIITPKNVTVAEINNYAIDLLPGHMMSYLSCDSICSTNDNAENLSLSYPPELLNSIEISGLPSHKLVLKKGMPVMLLRNLNQTNGLCNGTRLIITNLFEKIIEARVLTGTHVNQKVFLPRIVLTGSDIKWPFILRRRQFPIRACYGMTINKSQGQSLKQLHAQIPEYWFDFVEFNQLPQLEDDDKVLTDLVGRLKMVSPSEFTTIDGRRAKKQSTYIQNTRHGILLAKLKCDIFTGMASYVTTTGGQSSPHTEFDSSIKFSSVSVPSTPRTEGEILMFPTLKTFAFSELKRATTDFHSANMVGEGGYGCVFKGWVDGNSLRAAKPGNSMVIAVKRLNRQSFHGHKEWLTEINYLGRPRHPNIVKLIGYCTEDDNRLLVYEFMPCGSLNNHLFKKCNVVGTGGSVSQPPSWTLCMKIAFGAAKVLAFLHSGDINVIHRNIKCSNILLDSTYNAKFCSFSLAKDGPVGDRSHISTRVMGTGGSDRPSVEC; the protein is encoded by the exons ATGACTGATAAATGTTGTTTTGAATCTTTGGATACTTCACTTAGGGATATATTGTCATACTGTTATACATCAGGAACTGTTCCACCGTTTGGTGGTATGCCGATTGTGCTTGGTGGCGATTTTCGACAAATACTACCAGTTGTGACTGAGGGAACAAAGTGTAAGGTCATCGAAGCATCGTTGAACAATTCTTTGTTATGGCCATTGTTTAAGGTTTTTTACCTCACAGAGAATATGAGGTTACAAAAGAAAGGAATAAGTGAACAAGAGAAGAGGAAAATATCTGAGTTTGCAAAATGGTTATTACAGGTTGGTGATGGAAATATTTGTGATGTAGGTGATGATTTTGATAAAGATGCGGCATGGATAGAAATACCGCCTGATATGTTAATTGATAACCCACCTGATCCAATTCGGTCTATATTTGATGCTACATACCCATATTTTGAAAGAAATTATAACAATTTCAATTATATTAGAGAGCGTGCAATCATCACACCTAAAAATGTTACTGTGGCTGAGATTAACAATTATGCAATAGATTTGTTGCCTGGTCATATGATGAGCTACCTAAGTTGTGATTCCATATGTTCAACAAATGATAATGCCGAGAATTTGAGTTTATCATATCCACCAGAATTGTTAAACAGCATTGAAATAAGCGGATTGCCATCACATAAGTTAGTTTTGAAAAAAGGGATGCCTGTTATGTTACTCAGAAATTTGAACCAAACAAATGGTCTGTGCAATGGGACAAGGTTGATCATTACAAATCTTTTTGAGAAGATTATTGAGGCTAGAGTGTTAACAGGAACTCATGTGAATCAGAAAGTTTTTTTGCCTAGGATTGTATTAACTGGGTCTGACATAAAGTGGCCATTTATTTTGAGGAGAAGGCAATTTCCTATTAGAGCATGTTATGGAATGACAATAAATAAAAGTCAGGGTCAGTCGTTAAAACAG TTACATGCTCAAATTCCTGAATATTGGTTTGACTTTGTGGAATTTAATCAGCTTCCACAACTGGAGGATGATGACAAAGTGCTGACAG ACCTGGTTGGTCGTTTGAAGATGGTGTCTCCATCAGAGTTTACGACAATTGATGGAAGACGTGCAAAGAAACAGTCAACCTACATACAAAACACAAGGCATGGAATTTTGTTAGCTAAGTTGAAGTGTGATATCTTTACT GGTATGGCTTCTTATGTGACTACAACCGGAGGTCAGAGTTCTCCTCACACTG AATTTGATTCCAGTATTAAATTTTCATCAGTCTCAGTGCCTTCAACTCCTCGGACAGAAGGTGAAATCTTGATGTTCCCCACCTTAAAGACCTTCGCCTTTAGTGAACTGAAAAGAGCTACCACGGACTTTCATTCTGCTAATATGGTGGGAGAAGGTGGTTATGGATGTGTCTTCAAGGGTTGGGTTGATGGCAATTCATTAAGAGCTGCCAAGCCTGGTAATAGCATGGTCATTGCTGTGAAGAGGCTTAACCGACAAAGTTTTCATGGACACAAGGAATGGTTG ACAGAAATTAACTACCTCGGAAGGCCGCGTCACCCAAATATTGTGAAATTGATTGGTTACTGCACTGAGGATGACAACCGGCTTCTGGTGTACGAATTTATGCCTTGTGGAAGCTTGAATAATCATCT ATTTAAAAAATGTAATGTTGTCGGAACAGGGGGTTCTGTCTCTCAACCACCGTCATGGACGCTTTGTATGAAGATTGCCTTTGGTGCTGCTAAGGTGCTAGCATTTCTTCACAGTGGTGACATAAACGTGATCCATCGGAACATAAAGTGTTCTAACATCCTCCTGGATTCA ACATACAATGCAAAATTCTGTAGTTTTAGTCTGGCCAAGGATGGACCAGTAGGCGACAGAAGTCATATCTCAACAAGGGTCATGGGGACAGGTGGATCTGACCGGCCCTCAGTTGAATGTTGA
- the LOC101294613 gene encoding protein kinase APK1B, chloroplastic-like, producing MGGGIRTSVKGYLLSQRITMASDTVHENESSNRSFTAPLAAETADTEQETRMDLDTTNSYRFGRFSGVIRCLPILSFASKSRVSNGTSIRAESLPYRVPSNPRTDVEILLKSFFFKELKTATRNFGPDTVVGEGGFGPVFKGWIDQNSLAASEPGTGMAVAIKRLNQNSMQGREEWSKEVYYLGQLRHPNLVKLIGYCSEDNELLLVYEYVPRGSLENNLFRRSSNLVEPLSWNARMKIALGAAKALTFLHNEAQLIFRDFKSSNILLDSTYNVKLADFGLVMDGRSIRHPGAKTKVMGTYGYAAPEYLETRVLGTYGYAAPEYIATGRLTTKCDVYGFGAVMLELLSGKRVFDKNRPPGEQNLVEWAKPLLVRKHRVLQIFDGYIKGQFSVTSSLKAVDLAFQCLSRNPKLRPNMKNVVKALEKLQQSCDMDDLRISQDKPCQNAQASSSNGPN from the exons ATGGGTGGGGGAATTCGTACAAGCGTGAAGGGTTACCTCCTTTCGCAGCGGATCACTATGGCTTCGGATACAGTGCATGAAAACGAGAGCAGCAATCGTAGTTTCACTGCGCCCTTAGCAGCCGAAACTGCTGATACAGAACAAGAGACGAGGATGGACTTGGATACAACTAACTCATATCGGTTCGGGAGGTTTAGTGGTGTAATCCGTTGCTTGCCAATATTGAGCTTTGCTTCAAAG AGCAGGGTTTCAAATGGAACTAGCATCAGAGCTGAGAGCCTGCCTTACAGAG TGCCTTCAAATCCTCGGACAGACGTTGAGATCTTGCTAAAGAGCTTCTTTTTTAAAGAACTGAAAACTGCCACCAGGAACTTTGGGCCTGATACTGTTGTGGGTGAAGGTGGTTTTGGTCCTGTCTTTAAGGGGTGGATTGATCAGAATTCATTGGCAGCTTCCGAGCCTGGTACAGGAATGGCTGTTGCTATAAAGAGGCTTAACCAAAATAGTATGCAGGGTCGGGAGGAATGGTCT AAAGAAGTTTACTACCTCGGACAGTTGCGTCACCCAAATCTTGTGAAGTTGATAGGCTATTGTTCAGAGGATAACGAACTGCTTCTGGTGTATGAATATGTCCCCCGTGGCAGTTTGGAGAATAATTTATTTAGAA GGAGTTCTAACTTAGTTGAACCACTTTCATGGAATGCTCGTATGAAGATTGCCCTTGGTGCTGCAAAGGCTCTAACATTTCTTCACAATGAGGCACAACTTATATTTCGTGACTTCAAATCATCTAATATTCTGTTGGATTCA ACCTACAATGTCAAACTCGCTGATTTTGGTTTGGTCATGGATGGGCGATCAATCAGACACCCAGGTGCTAAAACAAAGGTCATGGGAACATATGGATATGCAGCTCCAGAGTATTTAGAAACAAGGGTCTTGGGCACATATGGATATGCAGCTCCCGAGTATATAGCTACAG GTCGTTTGACCACCAAATGTGATGTGTATGGTTTTGGAGCTGTTATGCTCGAATTGTTGTCTGGAAAACGAGTTTTTGACAAGAACCGGCCACCCGGGGAACAGAACTTAGTTGAATGGGCCAAACCTCTCCTCGTCAGAAAACACAGAGTCCTCCAAATCTTCGATGGTTATATTAAAGGCCAGTTCTCTGTGACTAGTTCTCTTAAAGCAGTTGACCTTGCCTTTCAATGCTTATCAAGAAATCCCAAGCTTAGGCCAAACATGAAAAATGTGGTAAAAGCATTGGAGAAGCTTCAGCAATCCTGTGACATGGATGACTTGAGGATCTCTCAAGATAAACCTTGCCAAAATGCACAAGCGAGTTCAAGCAATGGTCCCAATTAG